DNA sequence from the Nicotiana tomentosiformis chromosome 3, ASM39032v3, whole genome shotgun sequence genome:
GTGTCGACACGACAttagtatgggtgtgggtatgggatctggtcaaacaattttgggtactttgaccacgatGGACGAAAAAATTCGAGatgagatacaatttgattcccgaaatctgaaccaaaactagggtaaatttgaagaaaaagcataccttatctaggaaatcaatcatttacttatctacaacttgagaataaaaaagaaatccacacttTATAAGCTTatacgtaagtattccacaaaatttctcataatttagagatatttttatatttttatttttttgaattatctTAGTcggatccccgcacccgtatccgtactaggattCGTATCCCCGAATATTAGAATTTACATCTAAGAAGGATCCGACCTCTATATCCGCACCCGTGTCCGAGTAACTTAGCTGGTTAGTCTGATCCACAAGTCGTCAGGCTATCTCTATTGGTGTGAAGCCAAGCTTGTTTGAGGCAGGTCCTACTTAGTAGATTGAGAAAGCTTATCTGAGGTTTGCTTAAATGTTTGTATGTTCACACaagggagggagggagggagggagggagggagagagagagagagtgtgtgttaTTGGAGTGCAGAGCGTTGTTTGAAATTGATGGTATCTTTGATGTCTTTTCCACCTTTCTTCAGCACTTCGTGTAGCTTTTGATACATGAAACTCCAGGTTGTCATCACTGTACTACTCCCGTTGTCATTTTTTTGTAAGGGAAAATCATTTGAGTGTGCAGATTTACGAAATACTCAATCACTTCACTGGAGAAAATGCACAAGCCTGAACTATATGTTGAACCAGACCTTGGAATACCTCTTGACCTTCTTGATCTCAGCGTATACAAGTATGTTACGTGCTCTCTCTCCTTTTCTTCATGCAGCACATATTAATTGAATATCATCTATTATTTTGACCTTGTTGCTGGCTTGCTTAGTCCTCCCAAGGGTGAAAGGATACCACTTGCCCCAGAAGATGAAGAATTGTTGCGTGACGACAATCCTATAACCCCCATCAAGAAAGATggcataaaaaagaaagaaagaccaACGGACAAAGGTGTTTCTTGGCTGGTCAAAACACAATACATCTCTCCTCTTAGCACGGAGTCAGCAAAACAGGTTCCTGCTGATAATAGAGTTTTAGAGGAATATTCTTCTTCAAAGAGTAGAAAAACcttatttaattaattgtttATGCCATTTGCAGTCTCTGACTGAAAAGCAAGCTAAAGAATTGCGAGAAAATAGAGGTGGCCGCAACATCTTGGAGAATCTTAACAATAGGTTACTTCTATTTTCAGTGTCCATGCTATCCATGTCTAAGATAGTGAGACATAGTTGAGGCCTGAATATTGTATTCCTCAAACCCTGTTTTCAGAGATAGACAGCTCCAGGAGATCGAGGCTTCTTTTGAGGCATGCAAGTCACGGCCCATTCATGCGACCAATCGCAGATTGCAGCCTGTCAAAGTCCAGCCACTTTTTCCTGACTTTGATCGGTAAGTCttcctctcttttctttctttttcatgtTAAATATCTATATGTTGGCCTGAATGTTGAAGAAGAGGGATGAAAGATTTAAGAAGTTAAAaactttaccttatcaaaaaaaaaaaaagatttaagaAGATTATGTTTCAGTATAACTGGTGCAGTCTCCCTCAAAGGCTGAGGTACTTTCACTTCATCCATAAGAATGCGGCGTTGTCTTTTAACATGCATGCATAAAGGGCTCACACATTTTCTAgtttctccttttatttttgaTTTATCTTCTTGTGATAATTGCAGCTTTCAGTCTTTTTTCCATTTGATTATCCAGATGGGGGAAAAGTTTATCTCATTTCTCAGTGCCAAAAAAAGCTCACCATAGTTGGACTGTATTTTGTGAGTTGGAAGGGGATTTCATGTTAAGTGGAATAATAAGAAGCTATACTTTTTATGAGAACTACATTCTCCTCTTTAATTGCAAAATTTGTGCAATCCCTCTATGCGTGGTGCTTTAATGCCTTAGTGCATTGAGCTAATTATTTCTTCAAAGCTCTTTATGCTTCCTCCTAATCGTTGTTTGGTAGCAGCAATACTGGCACATATGTAGATTATTATTGCTTAGTTCACTAACATAGGTCTGCTCACTGTCTGGTGGGCAAGCTTCTCAGAATGATGAGCTTTTAATTTATCTTATGTTTGATCTCTCTGTGTTCCGCTGTCTGAAAGCACATACTCCGTTTTTATGTAATCCTCTTTTGTCCCCTCACCTTTGTGTAGTAATTACTCGTCTGTTTGCTCTTGATAAAAAAACGTACTCGTTTGTTTGCTTTCTTGAGCGATAAGCAGAGTAGGTAATGATAATTGGCGGTACTAGGTAATTGAAGGTTAAGGGAAACTTGAGCGAGAAGAAATGCTATTAAATATTAAGGTTATACAGAACTTTGGGACTTTTAAGTTTTGGGCTTTTGTATGTTTGATATGTGTGAGTTTGGCGCTTGCTATTTATTGTACCCACTTCTGCGGTGGACCTTTTCTCTATTTGTCACCATACCCTTCATTTTCTCTTGTTCTGCTATTTTTCTACAATTTATGGCATTTATAGATGCAGCCCATAAAATTCCTGAAAAATTGTTGTACAATTACTGTAGGTAGGCAAATGAGTCTGATATGCTTTTTTATATTCTTGGAGTACCTAAGACATCCCTTTTGTATGGATAATTGGATGGCATTTTTACAGGAGATCACCGGATTGCTATCTTTTCTTACGCATCGCGTATACTTGAATTCTTCTGCTATCATTTTTGTCAGTAAAATAACATTTGCTTGTCAAAAGAAAACAGCAGAAGCTGGATGTATTTGCCAATATGCAAAAGATTTAAAGTAATAATTGCCTGCAAAACTTTTTCCCTTTTTCCTATAAAACTCATTGAGTCATTGGATCATGGCAATATCTTGGTGATGGAGATAAACATGAACTGATAATGCTACTTTTCCAGGTACCAAGACCCGTTTGTGCTCGCAAATTTCGATAGTGCTCCAACTGCTGACTCAGAGACCTACAACAAGTTGGATAAAACTGTTCGCGATGCGTATGAATCACAGGTGAAATTAATTAGATGCCTTTCTCCAAGTTAGTAGTGCTTTCTCCAGGTTAGTAAGCTAAAGTAAAGACTCCTTTGGGCAGTAAATGTGAAGGAGCAATTGCTAAGTGAAAGCAAGATTGGCAAAGTTAGCTTTTTCATATGAAATTGAGAGTCCATATATTCATCTTCTCCAAACTTATGTCTAATCATTTTGCTATCAGCTCCTTGTTCAACATCAATTGACCAAAGCGAGAATGTTCAATCCAAACTTATATTGGGTTGGAAAAGTTTGAAGACCTTTGCCAGAGTGTTGATATATAATGTGTCTGTGTCAGCATGATGTTTGAATGCAATCTTAACGAACATGAATTATGATTTGCAATGCATCTTGCAGGCCATTATGAAAAGCTTCGTGGCTACAAGCTCAGACGCAGATAAACCTGATAAATTTCTAGCATATATGGTCCCTGCACCAAATGAGGTGAAATTACATCTATTTAAAATGGAAAAGTTCATGAGCATAAATCTCATTTAATGATATTCTGTTGCTTTTCGTTGATTTTGACAGCTAACGAAGGATATGTATGATGAAAACGAGGATATTTCATACAGTTGGGTTCGGGAGTATCACTGGGATGTATGTACCTTTTCTGAGTGCTGAACTCAACCTAGttacatttttatatttaatatacTTAGTTTTATTAATATTGCTCGCATTTGCCCATTGGCAGGTAAGAGGCGATGACGCGGATGATCCCACTACATACCTTGTGGCCTTTGGTGAAACAGAGGCCCATTACATGGTAAAAAACTGGGTTTTAACTTGTTAACTTTATGTGGTTTAACACTGGAACTTGACTACAACATGGATGTGTGCGTGATGCAGCCTCTTCCAACGAAGCTTGTTTTGAGAAAAAAGAGAGCTAGAGAGGGAAAATCAAATGATGAAGTCGAACATTTTCCAGTACCTTCAAGAGTTACAGTAAGGAGGAGAAAAACAGTAGCTGCCATTGAACTGAAAGAAGAAGGGGTAATGAAGCCACAAGTCTACTCTTCCTTCGGTTTTTTTCTTTCTACATGGCCTTTCCTTTTGCAACTGATTATGACATCGGTGGATCCTTGCAGGGTTATGCAACAGCTTCGAAGGGGGGTGTCTCAAGTTCAAGGAGAGCAAGAACCAATGACGAAGATGCTGTTGGTGAACAACAGAACGATATGCATGATGGTGATCAGGATCAATCTAGTGGAGCTGAGTATGATATGTCTGACTGATTAGTTCACAATTCATTTCAGCTGATTGGATAATTTACAACAAAGAATAGAgaacagaaaaaaaaaacatgagTAGATATATGGGAGAAGTTGCACAAATAAACAATGCTCTGTACCATATAGGAATTTTGTTCTTTGAAAAGATTGAACTTTCAAGTAATGTTTTACCAGTGCTCCAATGATTGTTTGGTCCTACAGTTATTCTTGTGCCCTCTCCTCCAGTCTTATACCTTCTGCACAGATGTTGCATTAGGTTTAGTGACTTGTGGTTTAATTTTCGGAGTCGGCTTTTGCAAAAAGTTTCTTCCTGCTCTTTTGCGTGTTGTGGCAGTGTTTAGAAATGAGCTAGGAGATGTATTCTGGTTCAAGAGGAGATATGTCTTGTGCTTCAGGCTGACCCTTTGTGCTTCTCGCAAAACTAGAAATCACAGGAAAGTACACATTGCAGTTGCTCACTAATTCTCACTTGTGCTGTAATGGTTGTCTGGGATAAGCGATAAGCAAACTCGGGTTTCATTAACTTGAGAAAATAAACGGTAGAAGGCAAATATTGTTTCTTCTAATTGCTGTTACGGAGAAAGATTCTTTATGGTAGCTGGAACCTACTACTCATATTTTTTCTTTCTCCGACATGTTACTGTTTGAAGTTAATATCACAAATCATAGTTTTGGTACAAGAGTTGGACGAGACTTTAATATAAAGATCATCAAGATGTCCGGTGATGTTGCATTCTGCATTTAATTGTTCAGAAGGTTGGTTGCAGAAGAAAGATCTTACGGGTGATAAGTGCAGGTTTGGACGCACAACATTTTACAACATTCAGAATATCTCCAGATTGCTCTTGTGGAGAAATTAAAGCTAATGAGAGATTCCACAAACCATATTCCAGGCAGAAATTAGTTAGTTTCCCGAGCTTTGTATTTAAAAGGGAAGCTGATGGAGGTGCATGATAACGCCACAAAGTAGACAATTTTTGAAGGAAAATTGCATTGAATGGATACAATACCATCTTTAGTTCATGAGTATGAGATTCACGCTAGCCACAAGCTCCAAACTTTACAGAAGTCAGTACAACTTTACTTTACAGTTCGATCTCTCTGCATCCAACTGAAGGCAGGTGGGACGCCATTGTAGCATTGATGCATCACCTGTTAATCATTCTCACTGGGGTGGAGATAAGACTGCTGCTCCTTGCTATGTTGGATCATTGTACATTGCGATTGATTGAACAGCAGCTGCCACACCCCCTCCAGAGTACCACTTCCTCATAATAAATTAATAAATTGACAACTCTGAtcctcacccccccccccccccccggttaTTACATCAAGACTGTGGTCCTATAAGTAAGCTGCTATACAAGCAGAAGCAAGAGGGTGTACCATCTGCAAGGATGCAATGAATGTAGTATACGATCCTGTCAACATAACAGCCAGGCATGGTAAGCAAAACTCAATATGGAACCTGTTCAAAAGCTGGACTGTTGAGGTGAAGAGGTGAGAGTGCCAGCATGGTAGTGCACATACAGCAAACTATTGGTAGGAGGATGTAGATTACATATGTAATGACTGTATAGAAGATCACGCTCAAAATCTCAATCTCTGATTTATTTAATTTCCCACATGTAAAATTTATGAAATAATATGTGCACAGTAGTTTTACATTGATGTGTTGAGGAATATCGATGACAAAAGGGATAAAGATCTCACCCAACCGGGTTTTCAAGGAAGTCTTCTGCGTGCTTTCAGAAGTGCAAACTCCTTGATGTAATTGAAGCCCTAAGAATTGAAAAGGCCCAAAAAAATGTAAATGAGTTCAACTCGGTAAATATGTATAATTAAAGTAAAGATACAATGGATCTTAATGTCTTACCAAGCTTGCCGACATTTCACTGCCTCTTGACGAACGACCCTTTTTGTATCATCAAGAGCTTTGGATAATGCTTGCAACACCTACATATGAAAAGACACATTATGATAATCCAGGCTTCATGAGAAAGACAAGAAGAACCTCTTACACTCCTGATAAATAAGCGGCATCCATTGTTAGGCATTTAGTTAGTGTTTAAGGATCTTTTGATAAAATGTTGGTGGATATTCTGATTGCTCACACCACAAAACACCAACCTGTGTTCTCATGGGGTATATCCTTGCATGCGGCAACTCTGACATGGCAGCAAGGCACTGAATTGCAGTCTCTCGAATCACCTGATAATTTAAgaaattttcaattttaaaaagGTCTCAGCCTATAGTCGGAAGTGAAGGAGAGTAGTGGATTCTTTTCATTAAAGTCCTATTATAACAGGCTCTTGATCAAAAGAGGAATCAGGCTTTCCACATCTATCTATTTGATTCCTAGGTCACCACGATGGGGAGTTTCTTCACTTGGTTAGCAACGAGTGGAGCGATTCTGAGAGCTGAAAACTTGTGAAAGAGTAGAATTCCATATATTAGTTGGTATTTTATCTGCAAAAATCCGGACAAAGATGCGGACACATTTCCTTTACATTGTCAGGTAGTGTCTAACTTGTTGTGGGAAAACTTTAGATGTTTTAGACTACAATGAGTGATACCACGCACTGTTATGCAAGCACGCTTCAGCTGGACGTTTAGAAGATGGAGGACAAGATGAAGGGTGCAAATTGTTGTTCCACTAGCACTAATATGCATTGTGCTGAGAGAAATAGGAAATATTTTGCAGGGACAAGTAATTTTGTACATTTGAGGAATAGCCTCTTGTTCCTTATTTCTTTTTGGTGCACCCACGAGTTTTATATTTATACAGAAGATTGGAAGAGAATCAAACTTCCTTGTAGGTTCTCTACTTTTTGGCATACTGCTATATGAGAGTTATTTCCTgccatcatcaataaaattatTTTACCACATCACCAAATCCCAAACTAGAAAGAAACTTTTACCATCATATGGGGATAGGATGTGAGCTCAGTAAGTCGGCAGATAACTGTGGGCGCATTTTCTATAATAGCTTCTTGTCCTGCATCAACAAAAAAAGAAGTCGGAAAATGAATGATGAAACCATTGAATCCCAAATTTAACATAAAAGCATGAAACAATAACCTGACTAACCTCAAGTTGGAGAAAGACAGGTTTAATTTGTTAAGATTTAGTAAAGAGCTTTTCGCTCGCAATTTCGAAAGCTTACACTAGGGGTTCTCCAGATCTCTTAAAGGAAACTCATATGAGGTTCCCGGGAAATATTCAAATATGCCACTTATATTTGGTCATTAgcgcacacacaaaaaaaaaacttcCGTAAGTATAAGATTGGCAGCTAATGAAGCCTTTCTAGATTATTCAAGCAAATTTTCTGAAAGCTAATTGCCTATGTCTATTAACTTCTTCACGCAACCTTGAAGATGAACATGTGCAAATATGCAAGGTACAATTAATATGCAAATCCTTAGCGGATGATGGTCCATAAGCAAATTATGATAGCCGATGTGATAAACTTTTCAGAACTAAAAAGAAACTCTCACAGAGATAAGCAAATGGCCTTACCATTTTTATCTGTTATTATTCCAGAGAGAACTATTATGACACTGTAAATTATCTCCTTATGAGAGACATCCTTGCTTAACATAAGAAAGCAATCTAAAATTACAGGAAGGACCTGCATACAAAGATGAATATCATAAGCAATTAACCTTAAACCTGACCATCAACAATATGAGTACAAATAGTTGGTCATTGCTGCTCACTCACCTTTTTGGCATCACCAACAATAGCAGCAAGAGGAGTTTCTGATATCAGGTGTGCGAAAGCTTGATAGAGAAAACACCTGAAATCACGGGAGGATTAACTTAAGGCAAGCCATCTTAAAATTTGATCAGATCTACAAAAGTTTAATTCAACTCATTACAGTGAGCTCTTTTAAGATAGAAGTCCTCTTATTCAATCTTATTAATCAGGGAAAATGATGTAGCTACTGaacttcaaaaaaaaaagttaCTAGTTTTATTTTAGTGAATGCAACAGAactttggaaaaaatattttacgGGGATTCATGTGTGCTCTGACGTGGATATGTTCAACATTTAACAAGGCTTTAGTGCACTTCGAAAATCCACATGAAACAACCCATACTTTTTTATATCAAGTAAAgtataatttaatttaataattGGGATAACTCCCGCATACAAGAGGTATTCCTAAAAAATAGAGAATCTACAGAAAGCACATGAAACAACCCATATACGAGTAGAACACAAGTATTTAGGCAAATGAAGATCGCGCATAACATAGGTAACAAACGGGGACATACAAGATGGGCAAGCTTGAATATTGATTCCGTTTTTTTTTTCCAGATGAGTATTGAAATTTCATAAATGAGAAGAAAACCACCTCCccaactttttcttttttttccgaTAAAGTACACCCCCCCCAAAATTATGCTAGAGCCACATACCCCTTTCCGCCTTTGATGAGCAGCTTCAGAACATACACTATTAACTTTGTTTTAGAAAGAACATACGCTATGAACTCATAACTAGCACCTCATGGCTCACACTGATAGTCTTCAGAATTattgaaattaaataaaaatgacTTCTTTAagcaagaggttgtgagttcgagtcaccccaagagcaaggtggggagttattggagggagggagccgagggtctatcagaaacaacctctctaccccagggtagaggtaaggtctgcgtacaaactaccctccccagaccccactggtgggattatactgggttgttgttgttgttctttaaGCAAGCtaataaaaattactcaataAACTAACTTAATACAAAGACCACAAAAGCTTCTTAACATCTATTGGCGTTCTTAGGCTTCTAAATGTTTCTTGACTTTCTTCAACAAACCATAAACCAGAAGATTACAGTCTCCATTATCAACCAGATACAAAATGAGAGTATGAAGCACGGGAtatacaaaaaatttaaaaaagggAAGCCCAGTGCATGAAGCATCCCGGCCACGTAGGCAGCCTAGGGTAAGCATTATTGGCTGATTCCACGTCTCAAATCCGTGACATATAAGTCACACGGAAACAAATTTACCGTTGCTCCAATACAAAAAATTAAACAAATGAAATCAACTATATTGATACGTACCGTGTAGTGGATGAGTCACATTTTACTATTGCAGATAAGAACATAGGCAACATAATGTTGAAAAACCGTTGCTTATAGAGTGGGCGAACGATTGCATGATAATTCCTGTTCAAACAAGCATCAGAGTCGCTCATAAGAATATGAAATGCATCTGCAGCTGATTTTCTGAGACAAAGCACTTCATGCTCTGCGCCATCTTTCATTTGATCCTTAAAAGGCAGCAAATTTCCATTATGTCCACTTGAAACTAAGTAACTCAAGAAAGTCATAGTCACATCTTTTAGCTTCTCATGACCCCGCATAAGCAAACCTTTCCCTATCCATGCTAATCCAATAACTGCATGACTATTCATACTGCTTATTCTCGGGTTACCCATATTAAGAGCACCACCATCATTGCCTTCTTTCCCAATAATAATGTTGCACCACATCTCATTCTTGAATAACGTATCAATAACTTCTTCGAGACTACAGTCTTCTGATATATTTACAGAAAGTTTGTTAACCAAAGACCCCAGGGCCTGAGCTGACGGTAAATGACCTTCAAGGAGAGTCGTTGTCAACAACTGTAATAACAGTCTTATATTTGGTATCCGAGTTTGAGGACGCAACGCAATTACAACTGATGCGAAGAGTGAAGTAATCCATTCGTCTCGACAAGACAAACCATCAAAAGTCTGACCAAGTTGACTTTTCTTGTTAAAGCGATTGGTTCCTAGAATCAAATCCTTGGATAGGAATAAGGAGCATGTTGCCATCATATCAAAAGCTTTCCGAAGAACCTTTTCCTGGCTTTCCACTGAACAGCCTGCCACAGCTTGCTTCATTGCAGCCATTGTTGCGTCCAGAAACTCCTGAGGTAAGTATGGTATGTTAACATTTTTAGTCGTACTTGTGGGAAAATAAGATGGAAAtcaaatatttcttcaaataGAACAAGAAATGCGAAGAGGAGGAAAAGAAAATATGCTATGCTTACATTTCCCTTTACTCCTAGACTCAA
Encoded proteins:
- the LOC104102665 gene encoding protein PAF1 homolog; the protein is MASYRPFPPPSQSSFVPPPPPPQNQNPPPPPPPSQFSQNWGYGGSSSSYTQQQQNYQHPGYVPPPPPSSYPPPPPPPSAQPPPPPPPLYYSQYTQNQPPPPSSPPPTSSIPPPPPPSQPPSPPPPPSSSRPGGGEKRRDSAWRESGHGNHQAAGRSKQPGGRSMPPLPVKKAANARVETEEERRIRKKRELEKQRHEEKHRQQQLKESQNRVLQKTQMLASGMKGHGSISASHMADRRTTPLLSSERTENRLKKPTTFLCKLKFRNELPDPVAQPKLLQIPRDKDRFTKYSITSLEKMHKPELYVEPDLGIPLDLLDLSVYNPPKGERIPLAPEDEELLRDDNPITPIKKDGIKKKERPTDKGVSWLVKTQYISPLSTESAKQSLTEKQAKELRENRGGRNILENLNNRDRQLQEIEASFEACKSRPIHATNRRLQPVKVQPLFPDFDRYQDPFVLANFDSAPTADSETYNKLDKTVRDAYESQAIMKSFVATSSDADKPDKFLAYMVPAPNELTKDMYDENEDISYSWVREYHWDVRGDDADDPTTYLVAFGETEAHYMPLPTKLVLRKKRAREGKSNDEVEHFPVPSRVTVRRRKTVAAIELKEEGGYATASKGGVSSSRRARTNDEDAVGEQQNDMHDGDQDQSSGAEYDMSD